A genomic region of Salvelinus namaycush isolate Seneca chromosome 7, SaNama_1.0, whole genome shotgun sequence contains the following coding sequences:
- the LOC120050531 gene encoding uncharacterized protein C17orf98-like gives MNHSGPEKREQKFVLDCIAVSSVALGYEHMRPRLWSVLPGYDARNDPHAARYTTIPSVQRVPQKTTPSVQRVPQKTTPSVQRVPQKTENKELKSAAAQKSLDLRNTSGAGHSREQVSNHSGLMSDIKPLIGYNGRFGFRRNTPNLRRNPSSFGEVTTFQLH, from the exons ATGAATCACTCCGGGCCTGAGAAGCGCGAGCAGAAGTTCGTGCTCGACTGCATCGCTGTCAGTTCGGTTGCGCTCGGGTATGAACACATGCGCCCCCGGCTCTGGTCGGTGCTCCCCGGGTACGACGCACGCAATGACCCCCACGCTGCGCGCTACACGACCATCCCGTCCGTGCAGAGGGTCCCGCAGAAGACCACCCCGTCGGTGCAGAGAGTCCCGCAGAAGACCACCCCGTCGGTGCAGAGGGTCCCACAGAAGACCGAGAACAAGGAACTGAAGAGCGCCGCGGCCCAAAAGTCCCTAGACCTGAGGAACACTTCCGGAGCAG GTCACTCCCGAGAGCAGGTGAGCAACCACAGTGGTCTCATGTCGGACATCAAGCCGCTGATAGGCTACAACGGGCGGTTTGGGTTTCGGCGCAACACGCCCAACCTCCGGCGGAACCCGTCCAGCTTCGGAGAGGTGACCACGTTCCAACTCCATTGA